One Diabrotica virgifera virgifera chromosome 3, PGI_DIABVI_V3a genomic window carries:
- the LOC126882547 gene encoding uncharacterized protein LOC126882547 — translation MFKEVIFVPRIIAFNESIVPIGRKHKQFPTAVVWHEAISGRSKEDIISAFYAFFLDNRDVENVILWLDNYAAQNKNWAFFSFCVYLVNSSDVALKSLSLKFFEPGHTFMSADSFHHQVEKSLKQMKKVFDFEDYKDAVQKANSSKVKLIEMKINNFFNWEDKSSQYKLSRINPRPYLNNMVQVDFERGNQSLSYKCTFNEQEAIVLNFLVAKHQKNGLEKPKSKIDYRGISQNRKDTLINRLRGIIPITRMNFWNDLPVSENPVTEDE, via the coding sequence ATGTTTAAGGAGGTGATTTTCGTACCTCGTATTATAGCATTCAATGAAAGTATTGTTCCAATAGGAAGAAAACACAAGCAATTCCCCACAGCAGTAGTTTGGCATGAAGCCATATCGGGACGATCCAAAGAAGACATTATTAGTGCCTTCTATGCTTTTTTTCTGGATAACAGAGAcgtggaaaatgttattttgtggTTGGACAACTATGCAGCCCAAAATAAAAACTGGGCTTTCTTTAGTTTCTGTGTGTATTTGGTAAATTCTTCTGACGTCGCTTTAAAATCTTTATCTCTAAAATTTTTTGAACCGGGACATACATTTATGTCGGCAGACTCATTTCACCACCAGGTAGAAAAGTCCCTAAAGCAAATGAAAAAGGTGTTTGATTTCGAAGATTATAAAGATGCTGTTCAAAAAGCTAACTCGTCCAAAGTGAAATTAATTGAAATgaaaattaacaattttttcaaCTGGGAAGACAAAAGTTCTCAGTATAAATTAAGCAGAATAAATCCTCGGCCATATTTAAACAATATGGTGCAGGTTGATTTTGAAAGAGGAAATCAGTCATTGTCGTACAAATGCACATTTAATGAACAAGAGGCTATAGTATTGAATTTTTTAGTAGCAAAGCACCAAAAGAATGGTTTGGAAAAGCCTAAAAGCAAGATCGACTATCGCGGCATAAGTCAAAATAGGAAGGACACTCTTATAAACCGACTTCGTGGAATTATTCCCATTACCAGAATGAACTTTTGGAATGATTTGCCGGTATCCGAAAATCCTGTAACTGAAGATGAATAA